TATTTTTGCCACACTAATCGGTATTGTTTCTTATTTTTGGTTCAATATACCGATGTTAGGTCTGGTTATAGCCATATCTATGATTATCAACCTAGTAAGTGCCGGCTTTTTTGGAAGTATTATACCTCTTGTTCTTCAAAAAGCAGGTGTTGATCCGGCAATAGGCAGCACCGTCTTACTAACCACAATAACTGATATTGTTGGATTTTTTAGTTTCTTGGGTTTAGCTACCCTTATTTTATTATAGAGGAGATAGATTGGAAGAAATAGCTTACAGCACAAATAATAAGTTAAAATATTTTATAAATGATTATTGGGATATTTTTTTAGGTATTGCAAGTATTATAATAGCATTCTACTTTCATAAAGTAAGCAGCGGTGGAGCAGCAACACTTTTCGCAGCAATTGGCATCGGTGCACTCTCCCTAAGCGTATCAGAAATTGCAGAGATACTTTCAGAGAGATTGCAAGAGCCTTATGGCAGTTTTGTATTAACACTAAGTGCTGTAATTGTTGAGATAATACTACTTTATATTATCCTTCTTCAGGCAGTTTCAGATCCGGAGGTAGTAAACACTGTTAAGGGTGGTATTATCTCAGCGGTTATTGTAGATATGAATGTTTTGCTTGGGCTAGCAGTATTTTTAGGTGGACTTAAATTTACTGAACAAGAACACAACAAAGAGACTTCAAGTGCCTACACAACCATACTTTTTGTAACGGGGGCTGCTCTGCTCGTGCCTGGAGTACTTGGGCTAGGAAAACATTCTCAATCAGTTATTGAAAATGCCTCGATTGCTATTGCTGTTTTACTAATGCTGTTTTACATAATAATATTGATTTTTCAAACAAAGACTCATACACACTTTTTTAAGCAAACTGCCAGAAGCAGAATTTTTAGGATTAAAAGAAAAATGGCTGAAAAAAGCCTAGAGGAAGTTCAAGAAGAGGATGACGGTTATATCTTTGAAAAATTCAATAAACTTGGACTTATTCTATCTATTTTCATCTTCATAGCTATTATTGCCTTAGGTGCTGAAGTGTTCGCAAGTGATGGAATTAAATTAGCAAAAGAGTATGGTATATCTGCAGGCATTTCAGGGCTTATAATCGCAATCGTCGCTGTTTCGCCTGAAATTATTACTGCAATTAAAGCGGCCAAAAATGATGAGATACAAAGAGTTGTCAACATAGCGATGGGAGCATCAACTGTATCAATTTTACTAACTGTTCCTATTTTAATGGCTCTTGCATATGCCAGCGGAATCAGATTTACTCTCAATTTTAACCCACTTGAAATTGGGGCACTGTTTCTTACAATAATCTTAGCATGGAAAACAACGGACGAGGGTCACACAAACTATTTTGAGGGAATATCCCACTTAATGTTCTTTTTTGCCTTTGCGATAATTGCCGCATATTACTAAATGTAAAAACAGGAATTCATTAGAATACTCTCCTGTTTTGCATAAAGCTTTACTTTTAATTTACAACTTTACTTACAGTATAAACTTTCCCATCTAATTTCATATATTTTTTCAAAAATATAATCTTCTCACCCATTAGTGTGATGTAATATTTTTAATATTTTAATATTATTAGCTGTTGATAAAAAATATAAATGGTTATTTTATATTTTATAAAATATTCTTGGAGGAATTTTATTATGAAAACAAAAATCATAAATTCACTAGCAACTGTCATTGCAATAGTGGGTGTAAGCACATTTGTCGGTTGCAGTGATTCCAATACCGCTGATACGACGGCGGCAGCAGCGTTGGAGGGGACTTTTATTGACTCTCCGGTAAAAGGGCTTAACTATAAGGGTACGTTAACGGGGCAAACAGATGCAGGTGGTCATTACTCTTTTATAGCTGGAGATCAAGTTGAGTTTTTGATTGGAACAAGTATTTCACTTGGAACCATAACTGGATCAGTTGACCCGGTATCCCCTCTTGATTTTTTTGGTGGAACAAAAACTGTTAACGATCAAGAAATAAAAAATATTCTTGTATTGTTGCAGTCTCTTGACACTGACGGTGATCCAACAAATGGGATTAAAACTCATGATATTTTCTTTAATTTTTTTTATCTTCAATGGCTCTTTTTTGATAAAATCTTCACTAAAAGCAACTGATAAAAAACCGTCTATAAAAGGTTCAAGCCCTTTAGCATCTATGTCTGAAATGCCGGCAGCCCGTTTTAGTTTTGCTTTATCATCATCACTGCTTGTTGTAGTGTTTGCAAGTATCAATGCCTTGTAATTTTCTCTTTCATTTGCCCTAAGTGCAATATAACCACCCATTGAAAATCCAAAAATAATGGGCTTATCCAACTTTAAACCAAAGATAACACTTTCTAAGTCTTGGGTATAACTCTCCATTGTAAATTGAGCTGTGATAAGAGCAGACTTGCCAAAACCTCTAATATCATACGAGATGCAATAATACTCATCTTTAAACTCATCTATCACATCATCCCAAAGTGTTTGATCATATGGAAACCCATGTATAAAGACTATAGCTTGGTTGGTAACTTCACCAAAAGTCTTAACATTTATACCATCAATTATTCTTTGCATCTTAAATCCTTTTTTGTTAAAATCTTAAGTAGTGCTTCGTAGTATGGCGATTATACATGTAAAATCCTTATTCCTCTTTACAGTGTCACGATTTGAGGTGTATTGTGCATGATTTCTTTAAATACTTGCGTAGCTATTGATAATACAATTTTGTATTGTACGATTAATTAATAAACACAAGTTTAGTGTAAGATTGTAACAATATTATCACAACATTTAAATTAATAGCTATAATATTATAAATAAATGTAATATAATGTTATCATATCAGTTATCACAAAATAATTATATTTTAATTTAGGCTGGACATGAAAAAACACACTATTATCATTGTAGAAGATGATGAGATTACTGCTCTTAATCTAGAACTCTCTCTACAAAAACATGGGTATGATATTATTGCTATATGTGACAATGCCTCTGAAGCTAAAAAAAAGATTGATGAATACAAACCTAATATCATTATTATAGATATATCTCTTCAGGAGAGTAGTGATGGTATAGAGTTGGCAAAAACAATTAGAAAAAAATATTCTATACCGTTTATATATTTAACTTCTCACAGTGATGATGACATCATCGCTGAAGCAATAAAAACGGAACCTTATGGATACATAGTTAAACCATTTGATCCAGTTTCACTACACGCTACAATACAGATGGCTATTTTTAAGTTCAGCGTTGAAAATGATAGAAATGAAGAAATAAATGCTTCTAAAATAGATAAACAACACTTAGATAAACTGCTATATGCAAAAAGAGACCCAGATAAGCCGTTCATCTCTTTCGGAGATGCTTATTATATGGATATCACCAAAAATGAGATATTTTACAATTATGAAAAAATCAAACTTACTAAAAAAGAGTATGCTATATTGCGGCTTCTTGTTGCCAAACTAGGTAGTGTTATAAGTTTTAAACAAGCTATAGATTATGTGTGGCAAGATAATGGGGCAACTGAAAACAGCATTAGAACACTAGTTTGGAGACTTAGAAACAAGCTTCCTACTGATATAATAAAAAATGCTTCAGGAATAGGCTATCTTATTGAAAAATAGTTCTAATCTCTAAGATATTTTTATTTTAGATAATATATTTTCAATTTTTTCAAAAATAGCTTCATAATCAAACTTACTATTTTCCTCTTTTGCCATTCTCTCCATTATGGAAGTATTCTCTTGCAAAAACTCCATTCTAAAATTACCGCTAGAGCCCTTTATACTATGAGAGATGAGTGAAATCTTTTTATAATCTTTACTCTCTATTGCATTTTTTAGTTCAGGCAGCTGTTTTGCCATCTTTTTTACAAACATATCTACAAGCATTATTATCTCATCTTCATTTAACATAAGTTCTTTGCTTAATATTTTAAAATCTAGGCCTTCTATAACATCTTTGTTATTACTACTGTTGATTGATTTTTCCACTTCACCATTTGCAACTTTTAAATAATTAAAAAAGATTCTCTCTAGCTCTTTAATTACAATAGGTTTTCCTAAAAATGAATCAAAACCGCTTGAAAGACCCCTCTCTTTTGCCCCCTTTATTACATTGGCTGTTAGTGCAGATATTGGCGTGTGTCTAAGACCTTTTTCTATCTCATATTTTAAAATATTTTTAACTGCCTCATTGCCATCCATTATCGGCATCTGTTCATCCATTAAAATTAAATCATAGTTGTTCTTTTTATACAGTGTCAATGCTTCTAAACCATTTGATGCCAAGTCATAGCTCAAACCATACTTTAAAAGTAAAATTTTTATTAACTCTTGATTTGCTTCATTATCTTCCGCAATTAAAATATGCCCTTCAAACTTCATGCTTGCACTTTTCATATAAGGGGAATAAGAGTCAGGGTATAACAACTCATCAAAAGATGTTTTTATTTTTGAGCAATATAGAGGAAAACATATACTTGTAATATGTGAATACTTCTCATAAATATCGTTTGGCTTGCTAGTAAGAGCAATATATTTTTTGTCTGATTTTAGAATCGTTTCTTTAAAACGTTGATTAGAATCCTCTTCTAAAAATATGGCTATATCATACTCCATATTAAGAGTATTCACCATATCAATACTAAGATTAAAAATATTAGAGTACTTTAAAAATGATTCCGATTTATAACTGCTTTGCATATTTTCAGAGTAAAAAACTATTTTTAGTGCTTTAATATCATCTAAATCACTGAAAATTTGGCATGCTTTATTATGTATTTCAACAGGTAATTCAAGCCAGAATATACTGCCTTCCCCAAAAGTTGATTCAGCTTTTACACTACCGTTCATATGCTCTGCCAATTGGTGACAAATTGACAATCCTAAGCCTGTCCCATCTAAGTTTTCACGTCCACCATGCTGAGCTTGCGTAAATGCAGAAAACACACTCACTATATCTTCTTTTGCTATTCCTATACCATTATCATGGACACTAACCCGCAAGACACTCTCTTGACATGTAGCTTCAACTCTTATGTGTCC
The sequence above is drawn from the Candidatus Sulfurimonas baltica genome and encodes:
- a CDS encoding calcium:proton antiporter; translation: MEEIAYSTNNKLKYFINDYWDIFLGIASIIIAFYFHKVSSGGAATLFAAIGIGALSLSVSEIAEILSERLQEPYGSFVLTLSAVIVEIILLYIILLQAVSDPEVVNTVKGGIISAVIVDMNVLLGLAVFLGGLKFTEQEHNKETSSAYTTILFVTGAALLVPGVLGLGKHSQSVIENASIAIAVLLMLFYIIILIFQTKTHTHFFKQTARSRIFRIKRKMAEKSLEEVQEEDDGYIFEKFNKLGLILSIFIFIAIIALGAEVFASDGIKLAKEYGISAGISGLIIAIVAVSPEIITAIKAAKNDEIQRVVNIAMGASTVSILLTVPILMALAYASGIRFTLNFNPLEIGALFLTIILAWKTTDEGHTNYFEGISHLMFFFAFAIIAAYY
- a CDS encoding alpha/beta fold hydrolase, with protein sequence MQRIIDGINVKTFGEVTNQAIVFIHGFPYDQTLWDDVIDEFKDEYYCISYDIRGFGKSALITAQFTMESYTQDLESVIFGLKLDKPIIFGFSMGGYIALRANERENYKALILANTTTSSDDDKAKLKRAAGISDIDAKGLEPFIDGFLSVAFSEDFIKKEPLKIKKIKENIMSFNPICWITVSVKRLQQYKNIFYFLIVNSFCSTKKIKRGYRVN
- a CDS encoding response regulator transcription factor; translated protein: MKKHTIIIVEDDEITALNLELSLQKHGYDIIAICDNASEAKKKIDEYKPNIIIIDISLQESSDGIELAKTIRKKYSIPFIYLTSHSDDDIIAEAIKTEPYGYIVKPFDPVSLHATIQMAIFKFSVENDRNEEINASKIDKQHLDKLLYAKRDPDKPFISFGDAYYMDITKNEIFYNYEKIKLTKKEYAILRLLVAKLGSVISFKQAIDYVWQDNGATENSIRTLVWRLRNKLPTDIIKNASGIGYLIEK
- a CDS encoding hybrid sensor histidine kinase/response regulator translates to MKKTLPNLIRTQDIFMASKDNILSQWISYETPQKILQLHNINNEKFLTDYASGVFDYFMGVIAGELEIGDCPVMHSLLVYLKHRDIRADELFEICSHFRRSMIDFTYDVQLNSKETFDEISYIFDKNFQGVLQHYTDTIFQKEQEIDRHVELLSEYQKALDESAIISKTDSEGRIVYVNDKYVQLSGYSALELIGEKHSIIKHEDMPQYYFDDLWFQLRNAGIFRGTIKNLKKNGDYFYIDVTIVKIRDPYDDSIEYMSIANDVTTLIDARLEAQKASQAKEYFLSNMSHEIRTPLNAILGFVNLLIEQDLSKQHRKYLEIILNSGENLLSIINDILDFSKLRSGEFTIEPKIFSIHDEISHTLELFVASANSKDITITSFIDPKIPKELYADSLRIKQILSNFLSNAIKFTNVGGHIRVEATCQESVLRVSVHDNGIGIAKEDIVSVFSAFTQAQHGGRENLDGTGLGLSICHQLAEHMNGSVKAESTFGEGSIFWLELPVEIHNKACQIFSDLDDIKALKIVFYSENMQSSYKSESFLKYSNIFNLSIDMVNTLNMEYDIAIFLEEDSNQRFKETILKSDKKYIALTSKPNDIYEKYSHITSICFPLYCSKIKTSFDELLYPDSYSPYMKSASMKFEGHILIAEDNEANQELIKILLLKYGLSYDLASNGLEALTLYKKNNYDLILMDEQMPIMDGNEAVKNILKYEIEKGLRHTPISALTANVIKGAKERGLSSGFDSFLGKPIVIKELERIFFNYLKVANGEVEKSINSSNNKDVIEGLDFKILSKELMLNEDEIIMLVDMFVKKMAKQLPELKNAIESKDYKKISLISHSIKGSSGNFRMEFLQENTSIMERMAKEENSKFDYEAIFEKIENILSKIKIS